CGAGTTGTTTCGAAAATACGAAAAGGGAATTGATTTTTCATTTATGCATTATTTCATGTAGCACAACTATTTGCTCCATTCATGAGattgtatttaatttttatttgcgAGTTATAATTATACTAATATGAATATTATATATGACATTTTAAATAATGCAGAGAAAAATCTTCTAACCACAAATTATTTCACAGTATCCAAACGACTGAAAATTCTTAGTTTAATTGCACACGGAACGGTTATGAAATGAAGTTTAAATGGAGCCAGGTTAATCAGAGCCTCTCACATGCAAACAAATGAAAAAGAAGACTCTACAAGCAATGTAAAAACAACTTGCCACATAGTTACCAATAATCATCTAAACAGTAAGTTTAGTATATTGCTACTTTTTTTGAGGATTGGTGAGGGTCGAAGCCCGGAAAAGAAGAGAGTTTACACAGTCCTCGTAGAGGAACTCCTAATTTTATGCGCTATATAATGCACCACAATATCTTGAGGCAGTTATCAAAATAAACTGAATTCTGTTACTACTTCCATTTTAGGGAGAGTATGCACTGCAATTCGTCTTTTGATACACACAGTGGCGGAGCCAGCAAAACTATAAAGTCCGGGCAAAATTTTAAAGACCGCAATTTCACattgtttataatatataaataattatcaatcaaaataaaaaagactCGTCATTTTGTCAACAACAAAAgtgtagtattttttttttttatagaaagccAAAGATATAATAAGAAACAGCCATAGCAGCCAAAGATACAAAGCTCTCCTCAATCTGAGGGACAAAACCTAACCAGGAACGAGAACCAATTTGGCGGCCCAAGCAGACTAACCTATGGGCATCAGAAACATTGGTTCTTCCCACAAAAATAACAGAAACTGAAGCAAAAGCTTTAAATAAAGTTTGACAGTCTAATGCTATAGATTCAATCTCAGCAACAAAACCTACACCATTGATACAATCAACAACCCCGAGAGCATCAGAATGAAGAATGATATTCTCAAGCTTCGCATCCTTTGCCAGTTGCAACCCCCATTTAATCCCAAGACCTTCAGCCACATACGGGGAAGCGAAGCATGAGAGTCTCTTTGTCGCAGCCAGCACAACCTCACCACGAGGGTCTCTAATCACGCAGCCTAGAACCACAAAACCCTCTTCAAAGCAACCAGCGTCTGTATGGATGGTCCAAGAGTTGCCAAAAGAATTCTCCACCTGCTGTATATGCAAACCAGAAGCATCCACCTTTGCACTAGAATTGAACTCGAGGACTTCAGAGCTCACCTCCTGGGCTAAAGACAGAGGGCAAGGCACAAGATTCCTGAAAACTAAAGAGTTCCTTGCCTGCCAGACTTTCCATAAACCAACACAAGTAACCTGTACCACCATTGGATCCTTACTCCTAAAAACTTGCAGCAGCCAGTCCCCAACATCCCCACTAACCGGGACTCTAACCCCCAAGGGGGCAGCAAATAGCATACATTTGACAAAAGCACAGTGTATGAAAAGATGGGAGGAAGTTTCGGGACAACTATCACACAAAGGACAAGAGGGATCAATGTTAATACCTTTCTTGGAAATGATACTTCGGGTAGGAAGAATATCTTTCACAAGTCTCCACACGAACTCCTTGATCTTATTAGGGATAACACACTTCCAAAGAGGTTTCCAAAGAGAGTCTAACTCACTTGAGGAGGGACCAGGCATGTTGCTGCGTCTGGAGGTACAAAGCTGATGATAAGCTGTCTTGACTGAAAATTCTCCGTCCTTCTCGGCATTCCAAATCAAAGTATCCGCTCCCAAATCAGACGAGAGAGGGATCCCAGCTACATGCAATGCCACAACATCTCCTACAACCTCTTTCACCATGTCCATTTTCCAGCATCCCAGCTCCAAGTCGGTCAGCGAGCTAACCTTAGAATCATTTGGCACAAATAAGGAACGAGATAAAGGTTTAAATCCCGGCAGAGACGGAATCCAATTATCCTCCCAGATGAACAACAAAAGTGTAGTAAAAGTAAAAGAGATGAAATATAACCTTACAATAGCATGTAAAATAAAATTACGAGACTCGGTGTAACATActatcaagtcattgaaccacatGTCGTAGATTTTATTGTGCAATTTATACTGGATAATCTTCtttgctgaaaaagctctttcaatGGATATAGTCGACACCGACAATATCAAATCTTAGTAAATAAATTTGTAAACTAATTTcagtttgaaaaagattttttttaattttagggctaaataagtttttggtcgatataaaataccaaatattatttttgtcccTATAAAAACAAATTACATATTTTGgttcctacaaaattattatgcatgtagttttaATCCTTATTGTTAAACTAgtatgtatttttgaatgattatttacaGACAAGTTTAGAACGTTTTAAAAAAATCCTTAaaataaactcaaaatttaatttttaagtcgaaattttaattaattttatcattgtcttttaaaatttgaaaaactcatatttaattcttctcattttaaaaaattctaaagattgataaataaatattttacactattttaaacatgtataaaaagaattatttaaaaatgaaagaGTAACTAcattgttttcaaaattttaaaaaataacacggACTAAAATTCCATGCATAAAATCTTTAAAGAGgtaggaaaaaaaatttaaaaaaaatttaaaaggatCATTCATGGTAGGAAATTCTTTTAAGGACTAGAATGTTAATTTATTTATGGGTCTTGTTAACGAGTGTCCTCAGGGCATTTTTTAAGCATACTAAATaggaaaatattctttataaaagttaACATTTCAATTTCCAGTACATTTTCAATACattaaatatacatattttaacaaaaacttaccactttaatcacttaaaaaatACTCTAAGGACAttggttagcatttccctttatTTATAAGGACAAAAAAACATATCTAacccttaattttattttttttatttttaaatatgaacaCTAAAAAATATTGGACCGGACCGAGCCCGGGCAATTGCCCAAGCTGGCCGTATGCTAGAACCGCCCATGGATACACATGAACAATGCGAAACTCCAACACTTTTCAAACCTCCCTTCTGATAAGCCGGAGTAAAGTCGTACCTTCTCCCAAGCTTTGCTTCTCTTGAATTAAGGCATTATAGATCTCATTGGAATCAGTCTGCACTTTCACCTTCATGATTCCCTTGCTCTGGACCATTTAATGCCTTTAAAGATTTCCCATAGATCATACATAAATTCTTTGGCTCCTCCAATACCAAAGCGAGTGACAAGTTGTAGCCCCCAAAGCCTTTTCCCACTCTAGTTATTGTTGATGTCCTGCTGAAATGATCCATAGTTCCATTAAGCCTCATCCTTTTTCTTCCAAGCACTCCACCATGTTCTATCAATACTATAGCACCAAATGTGCTTGAATTTGGGATTGTTGATCTATAGTTCGAAAAGACTCCAGTTAAACAAGAGagtgaaaaataaaaacagaaaaatagaaCAAAAGTACAAAGTAAAATAAATGAATGGATAGATCTCAAAACTAAAGCTATTTATCTTTGttgaaaaacaaaatattagTTTCAATCAAGATGCCACGGGTGACACGAGGTTATAATACAAAAATTAGATTCTATACAAATATCATTATCaagtaaagaaataaaataataatacctTTGGTGGCATTAGCATGGATGTcgaattggaacaagaagaatatctaatttcaaaatatatatttattcttataataTACATAGATACAAGAGGATAAAAATTAACTCTTCTAATTTCAAAATAAGGTCACTCAATATTAATTCGGCATACCACTTGTACAAAATGGTGAAGTAAATGCAATTTAATCAAAGGTTAAAACTTAACTCTTCTTATGTACCAATATATATCTACGGATATAACGAATCTATTCAAGTTTACTGATGTACTCGTAAATTTGGTTCCCACTTCAACCTTTCACTACGTTACATTCAAGttcttttcaaatttaaataatgtATTACTTTCAAAAATGAGGATTATTTCATGCTTAAGCTTTCTCGAAAATGTTTTCATGACAGACCCAATAAAGAACACCCAATAGAGGATGAATATCTTCATGGGAGATGCATCTCCTAGCTACTCAACTCTAAAGAAAATGCATCTTCTAGCctataataaacataaaaaaaaaattcattcaatCAATAACCATTCAACGATCAAATCAAATTCATCATAAGAAAACAATTACATAGCAAATTATACAACATACACATACTGATATAAATTCAATCAAGTAAAGTAAATCTTCAAACGGAAACTTACGTTCAAACTGAAACTAAACTTTCAACATAATCCTTGCAAAAGGCCCACCGCGGTTTATTGGTAACTATCTCTACTCTATTATTTGCCCAATCATAGATAATAGCTAGCAGCTCTCGCTTGTTTGCCAATACCAAAGTATTCTTATCCTGAGAAATGTGCAACGGCAACTAGCATTCAATGTGTTGAAGATTTTGATAATTAATTCTATAGAGTTGAGTCCAAGACTCTCCAACCCCAAACTCCTTCATCTGCCATATAACCAAACAAGTTTGTTTGAAATCATGACAAAAACAAAGAGAGTCCGTCAACACAGAAATAGTCGGCTCAATAAGCGGCACTTCCTCTAAACCACGAGGTGGCATTAACTCCACGTGTCTCTCAGCACCAAGATCAAGTGAAATGATCACAAATTGATCAAGAGTAATATCGTTACTATGATAAAACCTATCCGCGGAGTAACAATTTCGTAGTGCTAGCCAGTTAAGATTTCCATTCAAATAAACACCATGATTCTCACTCGGAAGAGTTAACAGGAGAGGACCAATCGGAAAATCTTGAATATCTCTCCAAACATTATCAGCCACACTAAAAACTCTTACCTCTGTTCTCAATTGAGTTTCAGTGTCACCAATTTCTTCGACACCACCAATCACTCGTAAAGCAGCTACTTTATAATTATCAGTTAAACAATCATAACCAAATGCATATCTAGAGAAGAAAAAACGATGCTTGCAATAATCCTTAAAATGGCCTAATTTGTTAGATAAAGCATTTGTAGCTGGATTATAGAAATTGAGCCAGCAATCTCTATAACTATCAGTGAAACTATCATAATGAGCAAAACAGAGCAATCTGTTACAAGAACCAACCAACCAGTAATGGACAGTATCCAACAATGGATGGAAAGGCTTCTCTGGAACAGTGATAAGAGGATTCTCGAGAAAACTGTTTATAGGGAGAGTGCCGAAACGAAAATCTGCTACGGAATTTCCAGAGACGATTGTGAGTTGAGGGTTTCGAGCGGATCGACGGAGATGCATTTTGATAAAGGTGGGATCAGAAATGAGAGAGTTGAAGAACTTACTCACGCATTTCATTTGAATGAGAGTTTTTACGGAAAGGAAGGAGAGGACTTCCGCCATGATTTCGTCTGGGAGGATAGGCAGTGACGACGGTGAGCTGGGCGGCCGACGAGTTTCAGAGCGAGGGAGATCCATTTTCGCGTGACAGAGATGGAGACTCGATGGATTGAAAGCTGAATAGTTGTGCGTGTGACCACCTTTGCTTTTATTTTGTGCTTGTGACCACCttcacttttattttgttttttttaagtaaagtatgtatttatattctaaaatgaaaaaaatgtagGATAcataaatattgaatattatgttaatcttgagtcagattggCTTATCCCACATATCTATCTTAtcctatttataaataaaaaaaattaaatacatgaaataataggaaaaaatatttaaataataataatttttaagctAATTACCTAAATAaccatttttttctaaaaatgtaggatatataaatagttaatattatgttaatcttgagtcagattgaCTCATCGTACATATCTATCTTAAcctatttacaaataaaaaaatttaaatacattgaataattggaaaaaatatttaaatagtaaTAATTTTAAAACGAATTACCTAAATAaccatattttctaaaaatttagGATATATAAATAGTGAATATTATGTTAATGTTGAGTCAGATTGACTCATTGTACATATCTACTCTTatcttatttattaataaaaaaatttaaatacattgaataatagaaaaaaaattaaaataacaataattttaaaactaattaccTGAATTACCAATTTGTTTCTAAAAGTTTATTCAACTAACCaactttttatttgaaactttggaTTTGAAAATAAATGTACACGCCACCTCACATGGCGCTAAACATGTATGGCTTATGTGTACACGTCATATGAAATGGCGCCTAAGTCTAATAAATTTAGGACACGTCAAACGAGTATGTTTTAATTGCTTAGAAATATTATGGATATTTTTTGTAACTTGTGGATCACATATTGATATAATATCTACACTAATATCGGGTATAGCTCAATGCTACTGTTTTATGTCTCACATATGTCCGAGTTTATTATGATGTCGTGGTCTGGTTTTCTGTACACAGGTTCAAGCATCCCATTGTTTCGATCTGATAAGCATGAATCTTTCGTTCTATATTTGTTTATCCATATGTGTTCAAAGGTGTTTACCAACCATTAGTTATTTCAATAGGAACGGGTAtgcatttttcaagctttgagaACCCCAATGAAGTGAAACTTAAGGAGATATTGTCTTTCTATACTGCAAGATGTTGCTTTATTAACTGACGGAGGATTTTGAGCAGGTTCACATAGGTTTGTGGTGAGTCATATTTTCCCCGAAGCATGGGTGAATTAACCATGTTTTTCCAATTATCTTACTGTGATCTATTTTTACTAATTCAACTCATGTCTTATTCACAAGTCAAGAAAATGGGTCAATTTTGGAGAAAACAATGTGTATAAATTTACCTCAGGTTTAGAAAATACAAATTCATTACATGTTGTCTCTTCATTTCCTTCCATTTGGTAACCATATATATTTTGAATGTTAGTaattcattttcttcaaaagcTTTGTTAGTAATTGAACTTAATGTACTTTAATGGAGGAAAATAATTAATGGCATCTATATTAGAATGATGagatttgaattattttaattgttatatttttactAATTATGCTTGGTACAGGATTGCCTTCGTCTTTGTTGCATATGTTTCTTGTAGGGCCGATTTGGTAATCCTGTCTGCAGTCGGGTTTCGACCCAATCAAGTTATTGGTTTAGTGCTTGCTGGTTTCCGTTGGAGGGTATCAATCTGGGAGGCGTCTCCAGAGTTACATGCGCACCATTAATTTCGTTTAGTGATTGCTCTGCTAAAGTTTCTATCTCAGGTTTGTTTTAGATGAAGAATCTTTGACCAATTAATATGGAGAcacttctcttttgaattctttgtGTTAGTGGATATTGTAGCAGTAGCTTTTCTGGTGTGGCTTAGCAGGTTCAACAAGCTGCTCTTATCAGTGTTGAGCGATATCATTTGGGGTCCTCTTGTCTGATGAAATATCGGGTGTGTTCGAAGCATATATGAGTTGTTCGTATAGGTTCTAGTTATGTTATCTTTTGGAAGTCCATTTTAGATTGCAGTTTAGTAGTATTTTAGTGTTGAGCGATATCATTAAAGTTGTTCATTTGATTTCAGTTTCTGATACTTTTCCCCTTGCTTAAAACTTATCCAAGTCACTTGGCATCTTATGTTTTTTGTTTCATAACTTTTATAACTCATCATTAGCTTCTTCCTATGCCAATAAGGCGGACTATATCTAATTACATTATAAAATATTTAGTAACTTAGTGAAGTTAATTTGGAGCTATTTCAATCATTACATGAACACTCAGTTTGCATTCTTTTTACATCAGACAGAGCCGGCCCTAGGGGTAGGCCACTAAGGCTACCGCCTAGGGCCTCACATTTTCattgtatatttatataattatttaaattcttttttaaaaaaaataagtttttaaattatcttatatatcaattaaataatatatattaataatatcattgtttgatttgttaatttaaatttcacatgtgtgtaaaataatttttttaatatagtaggagatttgattaaatatttttaaacaattttgacattatttttaattatgattttttttaaataataagaaGAGTATTTAgatgaattatttttattatcaattaaaataaaatattaaatgaaattaattatgataaattaaTGACTTTATATCTTTAAAcatctaaaatatattaattttaaaagaatatttttattatattaaaaatatttaattttgaatttcgtCTTAGGCCTCGAGATGTGTTGGGCCGACCCTGACATCAGATGCCTCTAAGCAGAAAACTAATTTCACTCATTTGATTGATTgttcttgtaacaccccaaatctacccaacgaatatttaataaaatcagagtgcggaaattcaacatacaattgggatgtcacattcaacgtaaaacaacaaacaatttaatcacatatatcatagatacatagcacataactcggatgaaccgataaagcctgtttactcttttaaaaaataaaacaacttttattattaataataataataatatcaattattcaacttcacttcgcataatatttttattaaactagaacaacttcaccaacatcatattacttcataaattccacttaaaagttaacaacttatagttataacaacaattaaaagacaatcgttcatccccctgagtgctacgtatcagagcaagacccaactcgaactaacagtaactaaagacttcataaaatcacttcaaacttccaccgctatcttgagtacttgtccatttcccatggtagggaaacatcattcagaaggggtgagatatccaacaatataaacaagtgtatgataaataatatattaagattagatcgtacaatttcaccacttcatacttattcaaacaacagttataataacaaatagcaacaacagttataataattatttaccaacaacaagtataataacaattatcagcaacaagtataacaacaacaacttataacaacaacaacaacataataataataacaacaacaacaacgtaataacaacaataactttaaatgcgactcaactgtgcaaatgcatgcggtaccattggagcagaactcccaacttaaacatatgacaggttatcgaggcatttcaacttaaacaggtgccatcaaggccaacttaaacaagtgtcgtcaaggccaacttaaacaggtgccgtcaaggccaacttaaacattttacCAATCCAAgccaacgtaatatgcaaatgtatgcatgcaacaataacaacaactacaacgtcacaacacaacaatgcaacaaccacaaacaacttaatcaaccttggtcataagacctgtaacttaatcaacgcatcatcaataacttaaacaacattgttcataagacctacaacttaatcaacgcatcaacaacaacaaccagaa
The Vicia villosa cultivar HV-30 ecotype Madison, WI linkage group LG6, Vvil1.0, whole genome shotgun sequence genome window above contains:
- the LOC131611717 gene encoding F-box/kelch-repeat protein At3g23880-like; this encodes MDLPRSETRRPPSSPSSLPILPDEIMAEVLSFLSVKTLIQMKCVSKFFNSLISDPTFIKMHLRRSARNPQLTIVSGNSVADFRFGTLPINSFLENPLITVPEKPFHPLLDTVHYWLVGSCNRLLCFAHYDSFTDSYRDCWLNFYNPATNALSNKLGHFKDYCKHRFFFSRYAFGYDCLTDNYKVAALRVIGGVEEIGDTETQLRTEVRVFSVADNVWRDIQDFPIGPLLLTLPSENHGVYLNGNLNWLALRNCYSADRFYHSNDITLDQFVIISLDLGAERHVELMPPRGLEEVPLIEPTISVLTDSLCFCHDFKQTCLVIWQMKEFGVGESWTQLYRINYQNLQHIEC